Proteins from one Juglans microcarpa x Juglans regia isolate MS1-56 chromosome 1S, Jm3101_v1.0, whole genome shotgun sequence genomic window:
- the LOC121246097 gene encoding disease resistance protein RPM1-like translates to MAAESLVSFLLDKLASFVENEIPLLKGDRQEALFLRGELERMRALLKIADALEESDEELKVWLKQVREIVYETEDALDEYRLIQAHDQCHGLGLYGYLHKFSCCIKSMKARSRIISELNCINSRIKNISEVHERLLPKFTRAEQGSGITSAGNTWEYRRGDALLLDKTDLVGIDEPKQQLVEWLVKGGYGREVVSVAAMGGMGKTTLAKQVYDDPEVKKHFKRRAWITVSQSFKMEELLRDMIHQIYSVVSRPVPEGLDSMNKDRLRRIVKDLLQKRRYLIVLDDVWHLYEWDALKYAMPNNNCGSRIILTTRNADVASSSGVESVGKVYNLKPLTPEESWQLFSRKTFQLNACPSYLKKICQYTLKKCEGLPLAIVAISGVLATKDKRRTDEWNMVGRSLGAEIDGNDKLQDLKKVLSLSFNDLPFYLRSCFLYLSIFPEDYRIEQMRVIRLWIAEGFIEAKEGKTLEEVAEDYLNELLNRGLLQVAGTTTDGRVKLYRIHDLLREIVVSKARDQNFTSIAKDHNMTRPDKVRRLAIHNSLQNIQENRSVSRLRSLFIFRVLEKLYIQRLFPGGFKLLSVLDLQNARLNKFPMDIVNLYYLKYLSFRSTKVKTIPSLIGKLQNLETLDLKHSRVTELPVEILKLQRLRHLLVYHLELESYEYFHSRYGFKVQGNIGALRSLQKLCFIEANQCSDTIMLELGKLYQLRRLGIVKLRKEDGKSLCSSLTKLTNLRALSLTSIEEEEILDLQHLSSPPPLIQRVYLRGRLETLPHWIPSLHGLVRLSLKWSRLMDDPLVLLQNLPNLVHLELLQAFEGDTLYFRTGGFKKLKVLGLDEFSELRCMQVEAGAMPCVEKLIIQRCEFLKRVPIGIEYLTNLKVLEFFDMPEEFIQTLRPDEKQSDYWKVAHIPEVYSTYWREGGWEVNPLDLGDGENFPRPGTITRRDHELQSLWK, encoded by the coding sequence atggcagCAGAGTCTCTAGTGAGCTTTCTGCTTGACAAGCTTGCTAGCTTTGTTGAAAATGAGATTCCACTCTTGAAGGGGGATCGGCAAGAAGCTTTGTTTCTGAGAGGAGAATTAGAGCGCATGAGGGCTTTGCTGAAGATTGCAGATGCGTTGGAAGAAAGTGATGAGGAGCTCAAAGTGTGGCTTAAGCAAGTAAGAGAGATTGTTTATGAAACAGAAGATGCTCTTGATGAATACAGACTTATTCAAGCACATGATCAATGTCATGGGCTTGGACTCTATGGTTATCTCCACAAATTTTCATGTTGTATCAAGAGCATGAAGGCTCGTTCTCGTATTATTTCTGAATTAAATTGCATCAACtccagaataaaaaatatttctgagGTTCATGAGAGGCTGCTTCCCAAATTCACTAGAGCCGAACAAGGTTCAGGCATCACAAGTGCAGGAAATACATGGGAGTATCGTCGAGGGGATGCTCTTCTTCTCGACAAGACTGATTTAGTTGGGATAGATGAGCCTAAGCAGCAGCTGGTGGAGTGGCTGGTAAAGGGTGGTTATGGACGTGAAGTGGTTTCTGTGGCAGCAATGGGTGGAATGGGGAAAACTACCTTGGCAAAGCAAGTATATGATGATCCAGAAGTGAAGAAACACTTCAAAAGACGTGCATGGATCACTGTTTCTCAATCTTTCAAGATGGAAGAACTCCTCAGAGACATGATCCATCAAATCTACAGCGTAGTCAGCAGACCAGTTCCAGAAGGTTTAGACAGCATGAACAAAGACCGGCTGAGAAGAATAGTCAAGGATTTGCTCCAGAAAAGGAGGTACTTGATTGTCTTGGATGATGTATGGCACTTGTATGAATGGGATGCTCTCAAATATGCCATGCCTAACAATAACTGTGGCAGCCGGATAATCCTCACCACACGTAATGCTGATGTGGCCTCCTCCTCCGGTGTTGAATCCGTAGGTAAGGTCTATAACTTGAAGCCCTTGACCCCAGAAGAATCTTGGCAACTTTTCAGTAGGAAGACCTTTCAATTGAATGCATGCCCTAGTTATCTCAAGAAAATCTGTCaatatactttaaaaaagtgtgaGGGACTTCCCCTTGCAATTGTGGCAATCAGTGGTGTTTTGGCTACAAAAGACAAGCGCAGGACTGATGAGTGGAATATGGTTGGCCGCAGTCTTGGAGCTGAAATTGATGGAAATGATAAACTCCAGGATCTGAAGAAAGTACTTTCGCTCAGTTTCAATGATTTGCCATTCTACCTAAGATCTTGTTTTCTATACTTGAGCATATTTCCGGAGGACTATCGTATTGAGCAAATGAGAGTAATACGATTATGGATAGCAGAGGGATTCATTGAAGCCAAAGAAGGGAAAACACTGGAAGAAGTTGCAGAGGACTACCTCAATGAACTGTTGAATAGAGGCCTACTGCAAGTGGCAGGCACAACCACCGACGGAAGGGTCAAACTGTATCGCATCCATGACCTGCTCCGGGAGATCGTCGTGTCAAAGGCTAGAGATCAGAACTTCACCTCCATAGCTAAGGACCACAACATGACGAGACCTGATAAGGTTCGACGCCTTGCTATACATAATTCATTGcaaaatatacaagaaaacagGTCTGTTTCTCGTCTACGTTCTTTGTTTATCTTTCGGGTGTTAGAAAAGCTGTACATACAAAGATTGTTTCCTGGAGGTTTTAAGCTGCTAAGTGTGTTGGATTTGCAAAATGCACGTTTAAACAAGTTTCCAATGGATATAGTCAACCTCTACTACTTGAAATATCTAAGCTTCAGAAGTACCAAGGTTAAAACCATTCCAAGCCTCATAGGGAAGCTCCAGAACCTAGAGACTTTGGATCTTAAACATTCTCGAGTCACTGAATTGCCTGTTGAGATCTTGAAGCTCCAACGACTTCGGCATCTCCTTGTATATCATTTGGAACTTGAAtcttatgaatattttcactcGAGATATGGTTTTAAGGTTCAAGGAAATATAGGGGCTCTGCGATCCCTACAAAAGCTGTGTTTCATAGAAGCAAACCAATGCAGTGACACTATAATGCTAGAGCTGGGGAAACTGTATCAACTAAGGAGGCTAGGCATTGTAAAGCTGAGAAAAGAAGATGGGAAGTCTCTGTGTTCATCCCTTACAAAGCTGACTAACCTTCGTGCGTTGTCTTTAACTTCAATAGAGGAGGAAGAGATTCTTGATTTGCAGCACCTTTCTTCTCCACCTCCATTGATTCAGCGGGTCTATTTGCGAGGACGTTTGGAAACATTACCTCACTGGATACCATCACTCCATGGTCTGGTCAGATTGTCCTTGAAATGGAGTAGATTAATGGATGATCCACTTGTGCTCCTCCAAAACCTACCCAATCTAGTTCACCTCGAATTACTTCAAGCTTTTGAGGGAGACACGTTGTATTTTAGGACTGGGGGGTTCAAGAAGCTCAAGGTTTTAGGCCTTGACGAATTCAGTGAACTTAGATGCATGCAAGTGGAGGCTGGAGCAATGCCTTGTGTTGAAAAGCTAATTATCCAGCGCTGCGAATTTCTGAAGAGGGTGCCAATAGGCATTGAATATCTCACCAACTTGAAAGTTCTTGAATTTTTTGACATGCCTGAAGAATTCATACAGACACTTCGCCCAGATGAAAAACAAAGTGATTATTGGAAAGTTGCTCACATCCCAGAAGTCTATTCTACCTACTGGAGAGAAGGTGGATGGGAGGTCAATCCTTTGGATCTGGGTGATGGAGAAAATTTTCCCCGGCCCGGTACTATCACTAGGAGGGACCATGAACTTCAATCACTTTGGAAGTGA